A window from Pseudomonas moraviensis encodes these proteins:
- a CDS encoding polysaccharide deacetylase family protein: MRIVLLFTAWLLSYAAVAAPGDAATLDRTTWPEQLSNPTLFDVASRAEILMFARGLLGTESIDEAALAQRLGLRTVNIDAINQLRQRLWQRLLTNYNHAQQSCDQDASFCFLVEDLPTLREQAAKFVVSDDSYYTKWAEPSRIFHLQYLDELMRKAALSPQTSNEFDRFGDYERNGEDMHDRLFLLTFDSAANLQPDNTDWLTEYLRKSNLSGTFFVLGKDIQARLAGRSVSSLQASFSRQCVGVQGWEFRSHSHWQDWQDSVRRSADLVKNKLPENFVPLFRPPDGQRRSDAQGFFNTQGLQVALWDIDAQDGAGKLKGPASAQRVLTLMLLWRHGVINFNMKQDAVKTSLPWLITQTAQSGIGWEDCQDAFR, encoded by the coding sequence TTGCGCATTGTTCTTTTATTCACCGCGTGGCTGCTGAGCTACGCGGCCGTGGCGGCGCCTGGCGATGCGGCGACGCTGGATCGCACGACCTGGCCGGAGCAGTTGAGCAATCCGACCCTGTTCGACGTCGCGTCGCGGGCGGAAATCCTTATGTTCGCTCGCGGCCTGCTCGGCACCGAATCCATCGACGAGGCGGCACTCGCCCAGCGCCTGGGCCTGCGCACGGTCAATATCGATGCGATCAATCAGTTGCGCCAGCGTCTCTGGCAGCGCTTGCTGACCAATTACAATCACGCCCAGCAAAGCTGCGATCAGGACGCCTCGTTCTGCTTCCTTGTCGAAGACCTGCCGACCCTGCGCGAGCAGGCCGCCAAGTTCGTGGTCAGCGACGACAGTTATTACACCAAATGGGCCGAGCCGAGCCGGATCTTCCATTTGCAGTATCTGGACGAGCTGATGCGCAAGGCCGCGCTGTCGCCGCAAACCAGCAATGAATTCGATCGTTTCGGTGACTACGAGCGTAACGGCGAAGACATGCACGACCGGCTGTTTCTGCTGACTTTCGACAGCGCCGCCAACCTGCAACCGGACAACACCGACTGGCTGACCGAATATCTGCGTAAATCGAATCTGAGCGGAACATTTTTCGTCTTGGGCAAGGATATCCAGGCGCGGCTCGCCGGCCGTTCGGTCAGCAGCCTGCAAGCGAGCTTCTCCCGGCAGTGCGTTGGCGTGCAGGGCTGGGAATTCCGCTCCCACAGCCATTGGCAGGACTGGCAGGATTCGGTACGGCGCAGCGCCGATCTGGTGAAGAACAAGCTGCCGGAAAACTTCGTGCCGCTGTTCCGTCCGCCGGATGGCCAGCGCCGCAGCGACGCGCAAGGTTTCTTCAATACCCAGGGCCTGCAAGTGGCGCTGTGGGACATCGATGCTCAAGACGGCGCGGGCAAGCTCAAGGGCCCGGCCAGCGCGCAGCGGGTGTTGACCCTGATGCTGTTGTGGCGTCACGGGGTGATCAATTTCAACATGAAACAGGACGCCGTGAAGACTTCGCTGCCGTGGCTGATCACCCAGACTGCGCAGAGCGGTATCGGTTGGGAAGACTGCCAGGACGCGTTTCGTTGA